Proteins encoded in a region of the Scyliorhinus torazame isolate Kashiwa2021f chromosome 1, sScyTor2.1, whole genome shotgun sequence genome:
- the LOC140424888 gene encoding uncharacterized protein isoform X1, whose translation MMEWLRIVCLIFGLTSLGVLLAMDMEKGNIMYLCSPNQSTRIHHLCTGDVLHCPHIRGHGIDSWKVIKVKENAGVMKQLHRSRRWEGNIIWTLPCFWNTCKFDFGCVKSGTIKVTSSCQKSVGRDHEKEKGTRERTGRVRREVQLERRLPGDALKLIKGQTEENPGSMNLFYQIYHRLYGQGRVVCYPNPAAVSRLFSVSPLWGTPQTVVHCQRSEPLPEQVTLPYDPDSAPPAICLPLPRDNSHSQYDRLRRWRAYIPSHFTPNRDSRSYENCFSSEGYGCLLVEVDTNITCLFPTCTDRRCHITQASGQCVCYSTTCVPLNAGLQLLCGWANVSHITVGNRDFCVAGRPEWAFQNWINWATGRSLRNRYADCDASLHTEQGYYFLFNGTATNVLSPHFPAELL comes from the coding sequence atgatggagtggctacgcatcgtctgtctgatatttggcctcacttcgcttggcgtgttattggcgatggacatggaaaaggggaatattatgtatctgtgtagccccaaccaatctacaaggatacatcacctatgcacaggtgatgttcttcactgcccccatatacgaggacatggtatcgactcatggaaggtcatcaaagttaaggagaatgcgggagtcatgaagcagctgcaccggtcccggcgatgggaagggaacattatatggacattgccttgtttttggaatacatgtaaatttgattttggatgtgttaaaagtggtacaataaaggtaacatcaagctgtcagaagagtgtaggaagagaccatgagaaagagaaagggactagagagaggacggggcgtgtgagaagggaagtacagctagaacgtaggttaccgggagatgcacttaagttaattaaaggccaaactgaggaaaacccgggtagtatgaatctcttctaccagatttaccaccgtctgtatggccagggacgggttgtctgctacccaaaccccgcagcggtgtctaggttattttctgtttcaccgctttggggcactccccaaacggtggttcattgtcagcgttccgagccattgcccgagcaagtcactcttccttacgatccggattcagcaccaccggctatttgccttcccctccctcgggataattcccattcacagtacgataggctgcgacggtggagggcgtacatacctagccacttcactcccaatagggattcccggtcgtacgagaattgcttcagcagtgaagggtacggctgtttgctggtagaggtggacacaaatataacatgtctgtttcccacctgtacggacaggaggtgccatatcacccaggcgtctggccaatgcgtttgttatagcaccacttgcgttccattgaacgctggcctccagctcctttgtggctgggcgaatgtctctcatatcactgttgggaatagggattTCTgcgttgctgggcggcccgaatgggcatttcaaaattggataaactgggctactgggaggtccttacgcaaccgatatgctgattgtgatgctagtctccacacggaacaaggatactactttttatttaatggtacggcgaccaacgttttgtcaccccatttccccgccgaattgctatag